Proteins encoded together in one Paracidovorax wautersii window:
- the radC gene encoding DNA repair protein RadC, whose product MSLKNLPADAQPREKLLARGASALTDGELLALLLRTGIVGKGVLQMAQELLDPPQADRATGRVTGGFGGIAGLLHASADDLKRIKGLGPAKRAELVAVLELARRALAQQLREREVFSSPGAVKEYLQLHLAAKGHEVFAVLFLDSQNRLVAMEELFRGTLTQTSVYPREVVLRALHHGAAAVVLAHNHPSGSVQPSRADEALTKTLKTTLALVDVRVLDHVIVAPGAALSMAEEGLV is encoded by the coding sequence ATGTCGCTCAAGAACCTGCCTGCCGATGCGCAGCCGCGCGAGAAACTCCTGGCCCGGGGCGCCTCGGCGCTGACCGACGGCGAGCTGTTGGCCCTCCTGCTGCGCACCGGCATCGTGGGCAAGGGCGTGCTGCAGATGGCGCAGGAACTGCTTGACCCGCCTCAAGCCGACCGCGCCACGGGGCGTGTGACCGGCGGCTTCGGCGGCATTGCCGGCCTGCTGCACGCCAGCGCCGACGACCTGAAACGCATCAAGGGCCTGGGCCCCGCCAAGCGCGCCGAACTGGTGGCCGTGCTGGAGCTGGCGCGCCGCGCCCTGGCGCAGCAGCTGCGCGAGCGCGAGGTGTTCAGCTCCCCCGGCGCCGTGAAGGAGTACCTGCAGCTGCACCTGGCCGCCAAGGGACACGAAGTCTTCGCCGTGCTGTTCCTGGACAGCCAGAACCGGCTGGTGGCGATGGAGGAACTGTTCCGCGGCACGCTCACGCAAACGTCGGTGTACCCCCGCGAAGTGGTGCTCCGCGCCCTGCACCACGGCGCCGCCGCCGTCGTGCTGGCCCACAACCACCCCAGCGGCAGCGTCCAGCCCAGCCGCGCCGACGAGGCGCTGACGAAGACGCTCAAGACCACGCTGGCCCTGGTGGACGTGCGCGTGCTCGACCATGTAATCGTGGCGCCCGGTGCGGCGCTGTCCATGGCCGAAGAGGGGCTGGTGTAG
- a CDS encoding esterase-like activity of phytase family protein, with translation MAWNPSRFRAALPALLAAVLAAGCASPGAPPAPTAPPGLRLIGTAAIPPGTDVLGTPFGGISGIDYDPATGRWLLISDDRSALQPARVYTAQLHYTAHGLDTPVLTGTYTLRHANGRPYPSPRRPEAGMDVPDAEAVRWLPGSGGHFLWTSEGDFARGFGPQLRENRLGGSAVRDLPLPDSFQPDPAHRRGPRANTTLEGLAFAPDGRTAWLGMEMAWRQDGPVPTPGAPGGPLRITALDVATGRPLRQIAYVPDAVHHARRIPWGPQLNGVSEILDDGPHHLLVLERSYSAGAGFGARLYRIDTRTGTDTQALPALAPGNHVPVSKTLVADLATLGAGALDNLEGMAWGPPLAGGGRVIVFVSDDNFNPAQTTQFIAVEYPPGGAEGR, from the coding sequence ATGGCCTGGAACCCATCACGTTTTCGCGCCGCGTTGCCGGCCCTGCTGGCGGCCGTGCTGGCCGCTGGCTGCGCGTCCCCTGGAGCCCCACCGGCCCCCACCGCCCCGCCCGGCCTGCGCCTGATCGGCACCGCCGCCATCCCACCCGGCACCGACGTGCTGGGCACCCCCTTCGGCGGCATCTCGGGCATCGATTACGACCCGGCCACCGGCCGCTGGCTGCTCATCAGCGACGACCGCTCCGCGCTGCAGCCGGCGCGCGTCTACACGGCGCAGCTGCACTACACGGCCCACGGGCTCGATACGCCGGTGCTCACCGGCACGTACACGCTGCGGCATGCCAACGGGCGGCCCTATCCCTCGCCCCGCCGCCCCGAGGCGGGCATGGACGTGCCCGATGCCGAGGCCGTGCGCTGGCTGCCCGGCAGCGGCGGGCACTTCCTGTGGACCAGCGAGGGCGATTTCGCGCGCGGTTTCGGCCCGCAGCTGCGCGAGAATCGGCTGGGCGGCAGCGCCGTTCGCGACCTGCCCCTGCCCGACAGCTTCCAGCCCGATCCGGCGCACCGCCGCGGCCCGCGCGCCAACACCACGCTGGAAGGCCTGGCCTTCGCGCCCGATGGCCGCACCGCCTGGCTGGGCATGGAGATGGCGTGGCGGCAGGATGGCCCCGTGCCCACGCCGGGCGCGCCCGGCGGGCCGCTGCGCATCACGGCACTGGACGTGGCGACCGGCCGGCCGCTGCGCCAGATCGCCTACGTGCCGGACGCCGTGCACCACGCCCGGCGCATCCCCTGGGGGCCGCAGCTGAACGGCGTGAGCGAGATCCTGGACGACGGCCCGCACCACCTGCTGGTGCTGGAGCGCAGCTACAGCGCAGGCGCCGGTTTCGGCGCGCGCCTGTACCGCATCGACACCCGTACCGGCACGGACACCCAGGCGCTACCCGCCCTGGCGCCCGGCAACCATGTGCCGGTATCCAAGACGCTGGTAGCCGACCTCGCCACGCTGGGCGCGGGCGCGCTCGACAACCTGGAAGGCATGGCCTGGGGCCCGCCGCTGGCCGGCGGGGGGCGGGTGATCGTGTTCGTCAGTGACGACAACTTCAACCCCGCGCAGACCACGCAGTTCATCGCAGTGGAGTACCCGCCCGGCGGCGCCGAGGGCCGCTGA
- a CDS encoding Smr/MutS family protein, producing MTVKVRSLQDLQPLRKALADAAAREAERLRERQEAARRARAERMLFQDAVGPVQALRGTQERRWHAPEPPEPLPVQRALDEERVLLESISDEFDVATLLDVDDQLSFRRPGIGVDVTRRLRAGQWSIQRQLDLHGLRTDEAREALGAFIRLAHRTGLRCVRVVHGKGLGSPGRTPVLKSRVQRWLVQKQEVLAFVQARPAEGGAGALVVLLQPGRRRTGG from the coding sequence ATGACCGTCAAAGTCCGTTCGCTGCAGGATCTGCAGCCGCTGCGCAAGGCCCTGGCCGACGCCGCCGCGCGTGAGGCCGAGCGCCTGCGCGAGCGGCAGGAGGCGGCGCGCCGCGCGCGCGCCGAGCGCATGCTGTTCCAGGACGCGGTCGGGCCCGTGCAGGCGCTGCGCGGCACGCAGGAGCGGCGCTGGCACGCGCCCGAGCCCCCCGAGCCGCTGCCCGTGCAGCGCGCACTGGACGAGGAACGCGTGCTGCTCGAATCCATCAGCGACGAGTTCGATGTGGCCACCTTGCTGGACGTGGACGACCAGCTGAGCTTTCGGCGCCCCGGCATCGGCGTGGATGTGACGCGCCGGCTGCGTGCCGGGCAGTGGAGCATCCAGCGCCAGCTCGATCTGCACGGCCTGCGCACCGACGAGGCGCGCGAGGCGCTGGGCGCCTTCATCCGCCTGGCGCACCGCACTGGGCTGCGCTGCGTGCGCGTCGTGCATGGCAAGGGCCTGGGCTCGCCGGGCAGGACGCCGGTGCTCAAGAGCCGTGTGCAGCGCTGGCTGGTGCAGAAGCAGGAGGTGCTCGCCTTCGTGCAGGCCCGCCCGGCCGAAGGCGGAGCCGGTGCTCTGGTGGTGCTGCTGCAGCCCGGCCGCCGGCGCACCGGCGGCTGA
- a CDS encoding bifunctional 2',3'-cyclic-nucleotide 2'-phosphodiesterase/3'-nucleotidase, whose product MRLHDSFHTTIFLPRRAACAALIGAAVLAACGGSDDGDSTAGGGTPPTPQPQAATATLAVLETTDLHFNVRSYDYFKLAEDKTYGFERTATLVRQARSEFANTLLVDNGDTIQGTALADYEAVVKPIACAQQLSMYKAMGALGFDAGTLGNHEFNYGLPFLNQVLGGGLQVDGVDAALKCAGNGYPVALANVYSRKTGQPLVQPYVVLERTLAAKGADGKDVKLPIKIGVIGFTTPGILNWDKRYLEGKITTEGAVESARKYVPELRAKGADIVVALLHGGLDASAYSPTMENPGLYLSQVPGIDAMVMGHQHSVFPDTAATPAYAQAGVDNQAGTINGVPAVMASSWGKALGVVRMALKWDGKAWSVDKAATRSELRNIQGKNAAGAATFVDADPTVAPLVEPQHQAAIAYVKTPIGSTDFRMSTLFADVGDPGAIQIVNQAQQAYVAAYLQANLPQYASLPVLSVSAPFKSGFQGAADYTDVAVGPLAINNAADLYLYPNTVYAVKVNGADIKNWLEAAARRFNRIDPARTAEQALISTFPGYNFDMFTSADVQYEIDVTQPQGSRIKNLTYLGAAINPAQEFVIATNNYRATSGKSFIDKLDGSATIWASPDANRDVVIDYIRKNPSVTRAANGAAKSWRFTRVATAGPVVFSSGPGALTVAQAAGLANIALVAADDGSGKGTSKYAVDLSR is encoded by the coding sequence ATGCGTCTGCACGACTCCTTTCACACCACAATCTTTCTCCCGCGCCGCGCGGCCTGCGCCGCCCTGATCGGTGCCGCCGTCCTGGCGGCCTGCGGCGGCAGCGACGATGGCGACAGCACGGCCGGTGGCGGCACGCCGCCGACGCCGCAACCGCAGGCCGCCACGGCCACGCTCGCGGTGCTGGAAACCACCGACCTGCACTTCAATGTGCGCAGCTACGACTACTTCAAGCTGGCCGAGGACAAGACCTACGGCTTCGAGCGCACGGCCACGCTGGTGCGCCAGGCGCGCAGCGAGTTCGCCAACACCCTGCTGGTGGACAACGGCGACACCATCCAGGGCACGGCGCTGGCCGACTACGAGGCGGTGGTGAAGCCCATCGCCTGCGCGCAGCAGCTGTCGATGTACAAGGCCATGGGCGCGTTGGGCTTCGACGCCGGCACGCTGGGCAACCACGAGTTCAATTACGGCCTGCCCTTCCTCAACCAGGTGCTGGGCGGCGGGCTGCAGGTGGACGGCGTCGATGCCGCGCTCAAGTGCGCCGGCAACGGCTATCCCGTGGCGCTGGCCAACGTCTACAGCCGCAAGACGGGCCAGCCGCTGGTGCAGCCGTATGTGGTGCTCGAGCGCACGCTGGCCGCCAAGGGCGCCGACGGCAAGGACGTGAAGCTGCCCATCAAGATCGGCGTGATCGGCTTCACCACGCCCGGCATCCTGAACTGGGACAAGCGCTACCTCGAAGGCAAGATCACCACCGAAGGCGCGGTCGAATCCGCCCGGAAGTACGTGCCCGAGCTGCGCGCCAAGGGCGCCGACATCGTCGTCGCGCTGCTGCACGGCGGGCTCGATGCCTCGGCCTATTCGCCCACCATGGAGAACCCCGGCCTGTACCTGTCCCAGGTGCCGGGCATCGACGCCATGGTGATGGGCCACCAGCACAGCGTGTTCCCCGACACGGCCGCCACGCCCGCCTACGCACAGGCAGGCGTGGACAACCAGGCCGGCACCATCAACGGCGTGCCCGCCGTCATGGCCAGCTCGTGGGGCAAGGCGCTGGGCGTGGTCCGCATGGCGCTGAAGTGGGACGGCAAGGCCTGGAGCGTGGACAAGGCTGCCACCCGATCGGAACTGCGCAACATCCAGGGCAAGAACGCGGCCGGCGCCGCCACCTTCGTGGACGCCGACCCCACCGTCGCCCCGCTGGTGGAGCCGCAGCACCAGGCCGCCATTGCCTACGTGAAGACGCCCATCGGCAGCACCGACTTCCGCATGAGCACGCTGTTCGCCGACGTGGGCGATCCGGGCGCCATCCAGATCGTGAACCAGGCCCAGCAGGCCTACGTGGCGGCATACCTCCAGGCCAACCTGCCGCAGTACGCCAGCCTGCCGGTGCTGTCGGTGAGCGCGCCGTTCAAGTCGGGCTTCCAGGGCGCGGCCGACTACACCGACGTGGCCGTGGGCCCGCTGGCGATCAACAACGCGGCCGACCTGTACCTCTATCCCAACACGGTGTATGCGGTGAAGGTGAACGGCGCCGACATCAAGAACTGGCTCGAAGCCGCGGCCCGGCGCTTCAACCGGATCGACCCGGCCAGGACGGCCGAGCAGGCGCTCATCAGCACCTTCCCGGGCTACAACTTCGACATGTTCACCAGCGCCGATGTGCAGTACGAGATCGATGTGACGCAGCCGCAGGGCAGCCGCATCAAGAACCTCACCTATCTGGGCGCGGCCATCAACCCGGCGCAGGAGTTCGTGATCGCCACCAACAACTACCGCGCCACCAGCGGCAAGAGCTTCATCGACAAGCTGGACGGCTCGGCCACCATCTGGGCGTCGCCCGATGCCAACCGCGACGTGGTGATCGACTACATCCGCAAGAACCCGTCCGTCACCCGCGCCGCCAACGGGGCGGCCAAGAGCTGGCGCTTCACGCGGGTGGCCACGGCCGGCCCGGTGGTGTTCAGCTCCGGCCCGGGCGCGCTCACGGTGGCGCAGGCGGCGGGCCTGGCCAACATCGCGCTGGTGGCGGCAGACGACGGCTCGGGCAAGGGCACCTCGAAGTACGCGGTCGACCTGTCGCGCTAG
- a CDS encoding TonB-dependent siderophore receptor: MIHHPDRARASARPALHPTLQSLLHPLALAAAAFCAGPALAQDAAPADAAAIAIPPAEPAAEMATIDIVGRTESGAYHAAEAAGAKSDLPLRELPQSVRIVTRQAIDDLGATKLDEVLDYVGGVSRQNNFGGLWDNFAIRGLPGNENTGTATLLNGFASSRGFNAPRDLASVERIEFLKGPAAALYGSSEPGGTLNIVSKRPQWKSATAVEGYAGSHGLRRGALDSTGPLGDRLAYRLNVAVEDRDSFRDHIQAERRVIAPAFTWKLGRDSLLEYTGEFLRHATPLDRGVTAVNGRLGAVSTSRFLGEPADGDVTVDNQTHQWVLSHEWNAAWRSRFGLSYRETSVEGYSTEATALRADGRTLTRQRRFRDYTSDDVALQAELQGTLATGAVEHELLLGVESFRFHMDSLMLRANPTAAAPYAIDILAPVYGQAQPVPQPNTDTRERQRATAFYVQDAIKLAPQWRLLAGVRVDRTDQSLDNRRTGRTDRQSPTATSPRLGVSWLPTPQWTVYANAGRSFRPNAGSDAAQRAFDPERGRALELGAKWESADQRMGATAALFDIRKRNVLTADPANSGFSAAAGEVRSRGVELDLAGQLSARWRLNASLVVNDVEIARDNTLEVGGRLLNVPRVNGSVLAMYEDALAGGQRYGVGAGATYMGRRLGQARTQAEANAGTPAFDLPAYTTAKLVAYWRLTPAVRLTLDVDNVFDRSYYTSSVSSLWVAPGSGRAVTVGLQARF; encoded by the coding sequence ATGATCCACCACCCTGACCGGGCCCGCGCCAGTGCGCGCCCTGCTCTGCACCCCACCTTGCAGTCGCTCCTGCATCCCCTGGCGCTGGCGGCGGCCGCGTTCTGCGCTGGCCCCGCCCTGGCGCAGGACGCCGCGCCGGCAGATGCGGCCGCCATCGCCATCCCCCCCGCCGAGCCGGCGGCCGAGATGGCCACCATCGACATCGTCGGCCGTACCGAGTCCGGCGCCTACCACGCGGCCGAGGCGGCAGGCGCCAAGTCCGATCTGCCGCTGCGCGAGCTGCCTCAATCGGTGCGCATCGTCACGCGCCAGGCCATCGATGACCTGGGCGCCACCAAGCTCGACGAGGTGCTCGACTACGTGGGCGGGGTCTCGCGCCAGAACAACTTCGGCGGGCTGTGGGACAACTTCGCCATCCGCGGCCTGCCGGGCAATGAGAACACCGGCACGGCCACGCTGCTCAACGGCTTTGCCTCCAGCCGCGGCTTCAACGCGCCGCGCGACCTGGCGAGCGTGGAGCGCATCGAATTCCTCAAGGGTCCGGCCGCCGCGCTCTACGGCAGCAGCGAACCCGGCGGCACGCTCAACATCGTCTCCAAGCGCCCGCAGTGGAAGAGCGCCACCGCCGTGGAAGGCTATGCCGGCAGCCACGGCCTGCGCCGCGGTGCGCTGGACAGCACCGGCCCGCTGGGCGACCGCCTGGCCTACCGCCTGAACGTGGCCGTGGAAGACCGGGACAGCTTCCGCGACCACATCCAGGCCGAGCGGCGCGTGATCGCTCCAGCCTTCACCTGGAAGCTGGGCCGCGACTCGCTGCTGGAATACACCGGCGAGTTCCTGCGCCACGCCACGCCGCTGGACCGGGGCGTGACCGCCGTCAACGGCCGCCTGGGCGCCGTCTCCACCAGCCGCTTCCTGGGCGAGCCCGCGGACGGCGACGTGACGGTGGACAACCAGACGCACCAGTGGGTGCTGAGCCATGAGTGGAACGCCGCCTGGCGCAGCCGGTTCGGGCTGTCGTACCGCGAGACCTCCGTGGAAGGCTATTCCACCGAGGCCACCGCGCTGCGCGCCGACGGCCGCACGCTCACGCGCCAGCGGCGCTTTCGCGACTACACGTCCGACGACGTGGCGCTGCAGGCCGAACTGCAGGGCACGCTGGCCACCGGCGCCGTCGAGCACGAACTGCTGCTGGGCGTGGAGTCCTTCCGCTTCCACATGGATTCGCTGATGCTGCGCGCCAACCCGACTGCCGCCGCGCCCTATGCCATCGACATCCTCGCGCCGGTCTACGGCCAGGCCCAGCCCGTGCCCCAGCCCAACACCGACACCCGCGAACGCCAGCGCGCCACGGCCTTCTACGTGCAGGACGCGATCAAGCTCGCGCCGCAGTGGCGCCTGCTGGCGGGCGTGCGCGTGGACCGCACCGACCAGTCGCTGGACAACCGGCGCACCGGCCGCACCGACCGCCAGAGCCCCACGGCCACCTCGCCCCGGCTGGGCGTGAGCTGGCTGCCCACGCCGCAGTGGACGGTGTATGCGAATGCCGGCCGCTCGTTCCGGCCCAACGCCGGATCGGATGCCGCGCAGCGCGCCTTCGACCCCGAGCGCGGGCGCGCGCTGGAGCTGGGCGCCAAGTGGGAGAGCGCCGACCAGCGCATGGGTGCCACGGCCGCCCTGTTCGACATCCGCAAGCGCAACGTGCTCACGGCCGACCCAGCCAACAGCGGCTTCTCGGCCGCGGCCGGCGAGGTGCGCAGCCGCGGCGTGGAGCTGGACCTGGCCGGCCAGCTGTCGGCGCGCTGGCGCCTGAACGCCAGCCTGGTGGTGAACGACGTGGAGATCGCGCGGGACAACACGCTGGAGGTCGGCGGCCGCCTGCTGAACGTGCCGCGGGTGAACGGCAGCGTGCTGGCGATGTACGAGGACGCGCTGGCCGGCGGCCAGCGCTACGGCGTGGGTGCGGGCGCGACCTACATGGGCCGCCGCCTGGGCCAGGCCCGCACGCAGGCCGAGGCCAATGCCGGCACGCCCGCCTTCGATCTGCCGGCCTACACCACCGCCAAGCTGGTCGCCTACTGGCGGCTCACGCCCGCGGTGCGCCTGACGCTGGACGTGGACAACGTCTTCGACCGTAGCTACTACACCAGTTCGGTCAGCAGCCTGTGGGTGGCGCCCGGCAGCGGCCGGGCGGTGACGGTGGGGCTGCAGGCGCGGTTCTGA
- a CDS encoding group II truncated hemoglobin has translation MPVDDDSPSSARPAAATPFEWIGGEPRVRALVDRFYDLMDLEPAYAALRAAHGSTLDEARDKLFWFLCGWLGGPDHYQSRFGHPRLRARHLPFSIGIKERDEWVACMDQAMGETGVPEALRTRLAESFMGTADWMRNRGG, from the coding sequence ATGCCCGTTGACGACGACAGCCCCTCTTCCGCCCGCCCCGCCGCCGCTACGCCGTTCGAATGGATCGGCGGCGAACCCCGGGTGCGCGCCCTGGTGGACCGTTTCTACGACCTGATGGACCTGGAGCCCGCCTACGCCGCGCTGCGCGCCGCGCACGGCTCCACGCTGGACGAGGCCCGCGACAAGCTCTTCTGGTTCCTGTGCGGCTGGCTGGGCGGGCCGGACCACTACCAGAGCCGCTTCGGCCACCCGCGCCTGCGCGCGCGGCACCTGCCGTTCTCGATCGGCATCAAGGAGCGCGACGAGTGGGTGGCGTGCATGGACCAGGCCATGGGCGAGACCGGCGTGCCCGAGGCGCTGCGCACGCGCCTGGCCGAGAGCTTCATGGGTACGGCAGACTGGATGCGCAACCGCGGCGGCTGA
- a CDS encoding C13 family peptidase codes for MSDSPASGLPPAHAGTPPAPPVPPTAPAPSGSSGPQPACRLPLWRWMAEGLRGAAFLRPRTGDAAPGPWQLLVLVALPAAALLAAERFTVPGPAQFEPAAWLAPWWISLALLWCAWCALPRGTGPAGGGGRLAAWFALSSWAPLPVLLLSSALQVWAVRYPGAWPGPSALDGAMLALVLLGLVAVLRMSAAFFVTRTRLALFTLATVVLTGAGLWTYPGPSWTEAAPEAPVWAEGDAEPDADTAPELEPEPLRLSQEVFEAQQALWERQVQALVPQRDGVVDVYGLVFAPFAGENVFRRESTMVRELLEERFGARGRVLQLLNHADTAATHVWATPRNLERAVAALGARMDRAHDVLVVYLTSHGGQDHRLAADHWPLEVEPVTPELLRRLLDQAGIRHRVVAVSACYSGGWIEPLATEATLVMTAADATHTSYGCGRLSELTFFGRAVFDEQLRQTHSFTQAFARAVPLIRQREIDAGKDDGFSNPQIRVGPAIAPVLDALAARLDAAPVR; via the coding sequence ATGTCTGATTCCCCGGCCTCCGGCCTGCCCCCCGCCCACGCCGGCACGCCGCCGGCCCCGCCCGTGCCGCCAACTGCACCCGCACCTTCCGGATCTTCCGGTCCGCAGCCCGCGTGCCGGCTGCCGCTGTGGCGCTGGATGGCGGAGGGCCTGCGGGGCGCAGCCTTCCTCCGCCCCCGCACGGGCGATGCCGCCCCCGGCCCGTGGCAGCTGCTGGTGCTGGTGGCGCTGCCGGCCGCGGCGCTGTTGGCGGCCGAACGCTTCACCGTGCCCGGGCCCGCGCAGTTCGAGCCCGCCGCCTGGCTGGCGCCCTGGTGGATCAGCCTGGCTTTGCTGTGGTGCGCCTGGTGCGCCCTGCCGCGCGGCACGGGGCCGGCCGGTGGCGGCGGGCGCTTGGCGGCCTGGTTCGCGCTCTCCTCGTGGGCGCCGCTGCCAGTGCTGTTGCTGTCGAGCGCGCTGCAGGTGTGGGCCGTACGCTATCCCGGTGCCTGGCCGGGGCCGAGCGCGCTGGACGGCGCCATGCTCGCCCTGGTGCTGCTGGGCCTGGTGGCTGTGCTGCGCATGAGCGCGGCGTTCTTCGTCACCCGCACGCGACTGGCCCTGTTCACGCTGGCGACCGTGGTGCTGACGGGCGCCGGACTGTGGACCTACCCCGGCCCGTCCTGGACCGAGGCAGCGCCGGAGGCCCCGGTGTGGGCCGAAGGCGACGCCGAGCCCGATGCAGACACTGCCCCCGAGCTCGAGCCCGAGCCGCTGCGCCTGTCGCAAGAGGTCTTCGAGGCGCAGCAGGCGCTGTGGGAGCGGCAGGTGCAGGCCCTGGTGCCGCAGCGCGATGGCGTGGTGGATGTGTACGGCCTGGTGTTCGCCCCCTTCGCCGGCGAGAACGTGTTCCGCCGCGAAAGCACGATGGTGCGCGAGCTGCTGGAAGAGCGTTTCGGCGCGCGCGGGCGCGTGCTCCAGCTGCTCAACCATGCCGACACCGCGGCCACGCACGTCTGGGCCACACCGCGCAACCTGGAGCGCGCCGTGGCCGCCCTGGGCGCCCGCATGGACCGCGCGCACGACGTGCTGGTGGTCTACCTCACCTCGCACGGCGGGCAGGACCACCGGCTGGCCGCCGACCACTGGCCGCTGGAGGTGGAGCCCGTCACTCCCGAACTGCTGCGCCGGCTGCTCGACCAGGCCGGCATCCGCCACCGGGTGGTCGCCGTGTCGGCCTGCTATTCAGGCGGCTGGATCGAGCCGCTGGCCACCGAGGCCACGCTGGTGATGACGGCGGCGGACGCCACGCACACCTCGTACGGCTGCGGCCGCCTGTCGGAGCTGACCTTCTTCGGCCGCGCGGTGTTCGACGAGCAGCTGCGCCAGACGCACTCGTTCACCCAGGCCTTCGCCCGCGCCGTGCCGCTGATCCGCCAGCGCGAGATCGACGCCGGCAAGGACGACGGCTTTTCCAACCCGCAGATCCGCGTAGGCCCTGCCATCGCGCCCGTGCTGGATGCGCTGGCCGCCCGGCTGGACGCGGCACCGGTCCGCTGA